In a genomic window of Virgibacillus sp. SK37:
- a CDS encoding biotin transporter BioY — translation MNNTKWTSLNLTFGALFVALTAIGANITSIAPFLVVGGVPITLQTFFAVLAGLVLGSRLGAFSMLVYMVLGLAGAPVFAHFKGGISTILSPTFGFILSFILVAYIAGKIIEQKRSYKMYIVSGLIGMTINYILGTNWMYAAYLFWFEAPADLTYSMVWMWMIAPLPKDIIISILAGMFAFRLSKQGITSNKFISNRRIV, via the coding sequence ATGAATAATACCAAATGGACATCATTGAACTTAACTTTTGGGGCTTTATTTGTAGCTTTAACAGCTATCGGAGCAAACATAACATCCATTGCTCCATTTCTTGTTGTTGGCGGAGTACCTATCACACTCCAAACATTTTTTGCAGTTTTGGCAGGCTTAGTTTTAGGTAGCAGACTGGGGGCATTTTCCATGCTTGTATACATGGTCCTCGGATTAGCAGGCGCTCCTGTTTTCGCCCATTTTAAAGGAGGAATTTCAACTATCCTATCACCTACCTTCGGATTTATTCTATCGTTCATTTTAGTTGCTTACATTGCCGGCAAAATTATTGAGCAAAAACGCTCTTATAAAATGTACATCGTATCTGGTTTGATAGGTATGACAATTAATTATATTTTGGGTACCAATTGGATGTATGCAGCTTACCTGTTTTGGTTTGAAGCACCGGCAGATCTTACCTACTCAATGGTATGGATGTGGATGATTGCGCCTTTGCCAAAGGATATAATTATCTCTATTCTAGCCGGAATGTTCGCCTTTCGCTTAAGTAAACAGGGGATTACAAGTAATAAGTTTATAAGTAATAGAAGAATTGTCTAA